From the Thermoleophilaceae bacterium genome, one window contains:
- a CDS encoding MMPL family transporter produces the protein MFGLLARVATGRRSKWVVLVCWLVLVGVFGPLQGKLADVTVDDDASSLPEATQSRQVADLLKERFPRGDPPRRSALVVYHRDGGLTEADQRRTLADAERLAQVEGSTGEPFAGFAPMAPPGLVSEEGDTALTSIGFPTDDPAELEGPVEEIREIVGIGERDGLAVNVTGDAALEVDFESEFERGETRLLFVTAFLVLGLLIAIYRSPLIALVPLTTVGFAYGVAGGIVYLLADGGLQVTDVATALLLVLMFGAGTDYCLLLVARYAEQLRRTEDHHEALRAALPRAAPAMTASGLTVAAALLALLVADLGSTRNLGPINAIGIVLVLAAGLTLLPALLAIVGRRGFWPSRKLVEYRPEQPAQPQLLPGLGPLTLPTKLEDRHPSVREREGIWRRVGGRVLRRPGLALAVSVVALGIGAIGLTSYESSGDFLAQFRSDVDSTRGFDQLAESFPAGALAPLSVLVERGDGPVREADVAEVMQRLDGIEGVAGVAGAPDESTDGRVVSLNYTFEDDPYENAALDRVVVMRDAIADLGPDLRGLVGETSAAQLDLRETAQRDLQLVVPVILLVILVILMLLLRAVVAPLYLIGTVIVSFFGTLGISLVLFEVVLGETGYDPQLPTFAFMFLVALGVDYNIFLMDRVREESRVHGTHEGVLRALAATGPVITSAGIILAGTFAALASIPITILVEMGIAVALGVLIDTFLVRTIMVPAIVRLVGERSWWPSRLSDRPPAPPGPPATGAPGGPLAQAAAGKLPPTPPA, from the coding sequence ATGTTCGGACTCCTCGCGCGCGTCGCCACCGGGCGGCGATCCAAGTGGGTGGTGCTCGTCTGCTGGCTCGTGCTGGTGGGCGTGTTCGGGCCGCTCCAGGGCAAGCTCGCCGACGTCACCGTGGACGACGACGCCAGCTCGCTGCCCGAGGCCACCCAGAGCCGCCAGGTCGCGGACCTGCTGAAGGAGCGCTTCCCGCGCGGCGACCCGCCCCGCCGCTCGGCCCTCGTCGTATACCACCGCGACGGAGGGCTCACCGAGGCCGACCAGCGGCGCACGCTGGCGGACGCCGAGCGGCTCGCGCAGGTCGAGGGCTCCACCGGCGAGCCCTTCGCCGGCTTCGCGCCGATGGCCCCGCCGGGGCTCGTGTCGGAGGAGGGCGACACCGCGCTCACCTCGATCGGCTTCCCCACCGACGACCCGGCCGAGCTCGAGGGGCCGGTGGAGGAGATCCGCGAGATCGTGGGCATCGGCGAGCGCGACGGGCTCGCGGTGAACGTCACGGGGGACGCGGCGTTGGAGGTGGACTTCGAGTCGGAGTTCGAGCGCGGCGAGACGCGCCTGCTGTTCGTGACCGCGTTCCTCGTGCTCGGGCTGCTGATCGCGATCTACCGCTCGCCGCTGATCGCGCTCGTCCCGCTCACGACGGTGGGATTCGCCTACGGCGTCGCCGGCGGCATCGTCTACCTCCTGGCCGACGGCGGGCTGCAGGTGACCGACGTGGCCACCGCGCTGCTCCTCGTCCTCATGTTCGGCGCCGGCACCGACTACTGCCTGCTGCTGGTGGCGCGCTACGCGGAGCAGCTGCGCCGCACCGAGGACCATCACGAGGCGCTGCGCGCCGCGCTCCCGCGGGCGGCCCCGGCCATGACGGCAAGCGGGCTCACCGTGGCCGCGGCGCTGCTGGCGCTGCTCGTGGCCGACCTGGGCTCCACGCGGAACCTCGGCCCCATCAACGCGATCGGCATCGTGCTCGTGCTGGCCGCCGGGCTCACGCTGCTCCCGGCACTGCTCGCGATCGTCGGCCGGCGCGGCTTCTGGCCCAGCCGCAAGCTCGTCGAGTACCGGCCCGAGCAGCCGGCGCAGCCGCAGCTCCTGCCCGGCCTGGGGCCGCTCACGCTCCCGACGAAGCTCGAGGACCGCCACCCGTCGGTCCGCGAGCGCGAGGGCATCTGGCGGCGCGTGGGCGGCCGGGTGCTGCGCCGCCCGGGCCTTGCGCTCGCCGTCTCGGTCGTGGCGCTCGGCATCGGCGCGATCGGGCTCACGAGCTACGAGTCGTCCGGGGACTTCCTCGCGCAGTTCCGCAGCGACGTGGACTCCACGCGCGGCTTCGACCAGCTCGCCGAGAGCTTCCCCGCCGGCGCGCTCGCCCCGCTCAGCGTGCTCGTGGAACGCGGCGACGGGCCGGTGCGCGAGGCGGACGTGGCCGAGGTCATGCAACGGCTGGACGGCATCGAGGGAGTGGCCGGCGTCGCCGGCGCCCCCGACGAGTCCACCGACGGGCGGGTCGTCTCGCTCAACTACACGTTCGAGGACGACCCGTACGAGAACGCCGCCCTCGACCGCGTGGTGGTGATGCGCGACGCCATCGCCGACCTCGGCCCCGACCTGCGCGGCCTCGTGGGGGAGACGTCCGCCGCCCAGCTCGACCTGCGCGAGACCGCCCAGCGCGACCTCCAGCTCGTGGTGCCCGTGATCCTGCTCGTGATCCTCGTGATCCTCATGCTGCTGCTGCGCGCGGTGGTCGCGCCCCTGTATCTGATCGGCACGGTGATCGTGTCCTTCTTCGGGACGCTCGGCATCTCGCTGGTGCTCTTCGAGGTGGTGCTCGGGGAGACCGGCTACGACCCGCAGCTGCCCACCTTCGCATTCATGTTCCTGGTCGCGCTCGGCGTGGACTACAACATCTTCCTCATGGACCGCGTGCGCGAGGAGTCGCGCGTGCACGGCACGCACGAGGGGGTGCTGCGGGCGCTCGCCGCCACGGGACCCGTGATCACCAGCGCCGGCATCATCCTCGCGGGGACGTTCGCCGCGCTCGCCTCGATCCCGATCACGATCCTCGTGGAGATGGGCATCGCCGTCGCGCTGGGCGTGCTGATCGACACCTTCCTCGTCCGCACGATCATGGTCCCGGCCATCGTTCGGCTGGTGGGCGAGCGCTCGTGGTGGCCGTCGCGCCTGAGCGACCGGCCGCCGGCACCGCCTGGTCCTCCCGCGACGGGCGCGCCGGGGGGGCCGCTGGCGCAGGCCGCCGCCGGCAAGCTCCCGCCGACGCCCCCGGCCTGA
- a CDS encoding patatin-like phospholipase family protein, translating to MTAPGERRRSLILAGGGLKVALQAGVLQVWLDEAGLEFDHVDGASGGVFNLAMLCQGMSGTDVADNWRGLPAHRMVQPNWRAFMRPLTGESMTSLGALRERIFPHWGLDLDAIRSSRLEATFNTYNFSRHELDVITPGRLTEDLLVSCVSLPMWFPPVQVDGDTYIDAVYISDANVEEAIRRGADEIWAIWTVSELSEWRGGFLGNYFGIIETAANGHFRRILRRIEESNAALERGEAGEFGRPIEVKLLRAEVPLHYLLNMNPDRFTQAVERGVAAAREWCAEEGIALTPAPSRPREPGARVRFDERLTGSLDDGSPLKLGLRVDIDDLDAFIADLDHAARVSGEVESPLLGGARPIEDGEVEVLADDGDFRRKRVRYRLHFHDGDGRPLTLAGERRVERGVLRQAGTLRLRIVSGHVDAGAEGAELQAEGLVRLGAAGVLGQLRSLQAEGPGGRSAALRRLGLLWVGGLWDAHAGRLLPVSPV from the coding sequence ATGACGGCTCCGGGCGAGAGACGGCGCTCGCTGATCCTCGCGGGCGGCGGCCTCAAGGTCGCCCTGCAGGCGGGCGTGCTCCAGGTGTGGCTCGACGAGGCGGGGCTCGAGTTCGACCATGTGGACGGGGCCAGCGGCGGCGTCTTCAACCTCGCGATGCTGTGCCAGGGGATGAGCGGGACCGACGTCGCCGACAACTGGCGCGGCCTGCCGGCCCACCGCATGGTCCAGCCCAACTGGCGCGCCTTCATGCGGCCCCTGACGGGCGAGTCGATGACGAGCCTGGGCGCGCTGCGCGAGCGGATCTTCCCCCACTGGGGGCTCGACCTCGACGCGATCCGCTCCTCGCGGCTCGAGGCCACGTTCAACACCTACAACTTCAGCCGCCACGAGCTCGACGTGATCACCCCCGGCCGCCTCACAGAGGACCTGCTCGTCTCATGCGTGTCGCTGCCGATGTGGTTCCCGCCGGTGCAGGTGGACGGCGACACCTACATCGACGCGGTCTACATCTCCGACGCGAACGTGGAGGAGGCGATCCGGCGGGGCGCCGACGAGATCTGGGCGATCTGGACCGTCAGCGAGCTGAGCGAGTGGCGCGGAGGCTTCCTCGGCAACTACTTCGGGATCATCGAGACGGCGGCCAACGGTCACTTCCGCCGCATCCTGCGCCGGATCGAGGAGAGCAACGCGGCGCTCGAGCGGGGGGAGGCGGGCGAGTTCGGGCGCCCCATCGAGGTGAAGCTCCTGCGCGCGGAGGTGCCGCTCCACTACCTCCTCAACATGAACCCCGACCGCTTCACGCAGGCGGTCGAGCGGGGCGTGGCAGCGGCGCGTGAGTGGTGCGCCGAGGAGGGGATCGCGCTGACTCCGGCGCCGTCGCGCCCGCGGGAGCCCGGGGCGCGCGTGCGCTTCGACGAGCGGCTGACCGGCTCGCTCGACGACGGGTCGCCGCTGAAGCTGGGACTGCGGGTGGACATCGACGACCTCGACGCGTTCATCGCCGACCTGGACCACGCCGCCCGGGTGTCCGGCGAGGTGGAGAGCCCGCTGCTCGGCGGCGCGCGCCCGATCGAGGACGGCGAGGTCGAGGTGCTGGCCGACGACGGGGACTTCCGGCGCAAGCGCGTGCGCTACCGCCTGCACTTCCACGACGGAGACGGCCGGCCGCTCACGCTGGCGGGGGAACGGCGCGTGGAGCGTGGAGTCCTGCGCCAGGCGGGCACCTTGCGCCTGCGGATCGTCAGCGGCCACGTCGACGCCGGCGCCGAGGGCGCCGAGCTGCAGGCCGAGGGGCTGGTGCGCCTCGGCGCCGCCGGCGTGCTGGGCCAGCTGCGCTCGCTGCAGGCGGAAGGGCCGGGCGGCCGCTCCGCCGCGCTCCGCCGCCTTGGTCTGCTGTGGGTCGGCGGGCTCTGGGACGCCCACGCCGGGCGCCTGCTGCCGGTCAGCCCGGTGTGA
- a CDS encoding sigma-70 family RNA polymerase sigma factor, whose protein sequence is MAFGPTFPSVLAAARAGGDSAWAAIHDELAPALLGYLRARGAAEPEDVLAETLLQVVRDLPRFDGGEGEFRAWAFRIARNRLLDERRRRARRPVDPHADPGEPGPPAPDAAEEALGRIDAERVRSVLAQLSADQRDVLLLRLFGDLTVEQVAELSGRSAGAVKQLQRRGLAAARRALERGAVTLSSLGAL, encoded by the coding sequence GTGGCATTCGGCCCGACCTTCCCGTCCGTCCTGGCCGCGGCCCGCGCCGGCGGGGACTCCGCCTGGGCGGCGATCCACGACGAGCTCGCGCCCGCCCTGCTCGGCTACCTGCGCGCACGCGGCGCGGCGGAGCCCGAGGACGTGCTGGCCGAGACGCTGCTTCAGGTCGTGCGCGACCTGCCCCGCTTCGACGGGGGCGAGGGCGAGTTCCGAGCCTGGGCGTTCAGGATCGCCCGCAACCGGCTGCTCGACGAGCGACGGCGGCGCGCCCGCCGGCCCGTCGATCCCCACGCCGATCCCGGCGAACCGGGACCGCCGGCGCCAGACGCCGCCGAGGAGGCGCTCGGCCGCATCGACGCCGAGCGCGTGCGGAGCGTGCTTGCGCAGCTGTCGGCCGACCAGCGCGACGTGCTGCTGCTGCGCCTGTTCGGCGATCTCACCGTCGAGCAGGTGGCCGAGCTGAGCGGGCGCTCCGCCGGCGCGGTGAAGCAGCTGCAGCGACGGGGCCTGGCCGCTGCCCGGCGCGCCCTCGAACGGGGGGCCGTAACCCTTTCGTCCCTTGGGGCGCTGTAA
- a CDS encoding peroxiredoxin-like family protein — MGRAEDEIRAAGGDIVAVFQYRAQPTRNYCNRRDVPFDCLADPQRDAYRAVGLDRGQARDYVSPKVALSFLKAVRTGGAPGKPDPHAQRPGTFVVARGGAVVLAHYNADPADNPSLEAILEAVRAGAS, encoded by the coding sequence TTGGGCCGGGCAGAGGATGAGATCCGGGCCGCCGGCGGCGACATCGTGGCCGTCTTCCAGTACCGCGCCCAGCCCACCCGCAACTACTGCAACCGGCGTGACGTGCCCTTCGACTGCCTCGCCGACCCGCAGCGCGACGCCTACCGTGCCGTGGGGCTCGACCGCGGCCAGGCGCGCGACTACGTCAGCCCGAAGGTCGCGCTGAGCTTCCTGAAGGCGGTGCGCACGGGCGGCGCTCCGGGCAAGCCCGACCCCCACGCCCAGCGTCCCGGCACGTTCGTGGTGGCCCGCGGCGGAGCGGTGGTGCTCGCGCACTACAACGCCGACCCGGCGGACAACCCGTCCCTGGAGGCCATCCTCGAGGCGGTCCGCGCGGGCGCCTCTTAG
- a CDS encoding GMC family oxidoreductase: protein MGSPAQHFDAVVVGSGFGGSVATYRLAEAGRTVCLLERGGPYPPGSFPRTPTQMRTNFWDPTQGLFGLFDFWSFAGLDVLVSSGLGGGSLIYANVLLRKDEAWFAREDTSGAGREYWPVTRADLDPHYDRVEAMLAPQSYPMEHEPYASTPKTRAFLDAARRAGREAFHPPLNVLFGNEGEAPVPGTPIVEHEPNLHGAPRFTCRLTGECDLGCNYGSKNSLDFTYLSAAARLGADIRTGCEARVIEPRPEGGYTVRYIAYDPDADGEAVDLFDPARVSHTLTCDRLVLAAGTLGTVRLLLRNRAAFPRLSRRLGTRFCGNGDLLTFALKCSEERDGRRVPRTVDPTYGPVITSAIRYADENEGAEGRGFYIEDGGFPAFATWLIQAAEMPGDMWRFRHTLARLLRERLRRDRYRHTGRSAMLAALFGSAEMSAGLLPMLGMGRDVPDGRMYLRHNHLRVDWRKGRPGRLSRQGRSSPYFERLRDACHELADALGAEFRDAPLWFLSRVITVHPLGGCPMGRHEGEGVVDAWGEAFGHPGLHVVDGAMMPGPVGANPSLTIAALSDRAADRILERERPA, encoded by the coding sequence ATGGGCTCGCCAGCGCAGCACTTCGACGCGGTGGTGGTCGGCTCCGGCTTCGGCGGGTCGGTGGCCACCTACCGCCTGGCCGAGGCGGGACGGACCGTGTGCCTGCTCGAACGCGGCGGGCCGTACCCTCCGGGCTCGTTCCCGCGCACGCCGACGCAGATGCGCACGAACTTCTGGGATCCGACGCAGGGCCTCTTCGGCCTGTTCGACTTCTGGTCGTTCGCCGGCCTCGACGTGCTGGTGTCGAGCGGCCTGGGGGGCGGCTCGCTGATCTACGCGAACGTGCTGCTGCGCAAGGACGAGGCGTGGTTCGCGCGCGAGGACACCAGCGGCGCCGGCCGCGAGTACTGGCCGGTCACGCGCGCGGACCTCGACCCGCACTACGACCGGGTCGAGGCCATGCTCGCGCCGCAGAGCTACCCCATGGAGCACGAGCCCTACGCGAGCACGCCGAAGACGCGCGCCTTCCTCGACGCCGCCCGGCGGGCCGGGCGCGAGGCCTTCCATCCGCCGCTCAACGTGCTCTTCGGCAACGAGGGGGAGGCCCCGGTGCCGGGCACGCCGATCGTCGAGCACGAGCCCAACCTGCACGGGGCGCCGCGCTTCACCTGCCGGCTCACGGGCGAGTGCGACCTGGGCTGCAACTACGGCAGCAAGAACTCGCTCGACTTCACGTATCTGTCCGCCGCCGCCCGGCTGGGCGCGGACATCCGCACGGGCTGCGAGGCGCGGGTGATCGAGCCCCGCCCGGAGGGGGGCTACACGGTCCGCTACATCGCCTACGACCCCGATGCCGACGGCGAGGCGGTGGACCTCTTCGACCCCGCGCGCGTCTCGCACACGCTCACCTGCGACCGGCTCGTGCTCGCCGCCGGCACGCTCGGCACGGTGAGGCTGCTGCTGCGCAACCGCGCAGCCTTCCCCCGCCTGAGCCGCCGGCTCGGGACCCGCTTCTGCGGCAACGGCGACCTGCTCACCTTCGCCCTGAAGTGCAGTGAGGAGCGCGACGGCCGGCGGGTGCCGCGCACGGTCGACCCCACCTACGGCCCGGTGATCACGAGCGCGATCCGCTACGCCGACGAGAACGAGGGGGCCGAGGGGCGCGGCTTCTACATCGAGGACGGCGGCTTCCCGGCGTTCGCCACATGGCTCATCCAGGCGGCGGAGATGCCGGGCGACATGTGGCGGTTCCGGCACACGCTGGCGCGTCTCCTCAGGGAGCGCCTGCGCCGCGACCGCTACCGCCACACGGGGCGCAGCGCGATGCTGGCGGCGCTGTTCGGCTCAGCCGAGATGTCCGCCGGGCTGCTGCCGATGCTGGGCATGGGCCGCGACGTGCCGGACGGGCGGATGTACCTGCGCCACAACCATCTGCGTGTGGACTGGCGCAAGGGCAGGCCCGGGCGCCTGTCCCGCCAGGGCCGCTCGAGCCCCTACTTCGAGCGTCTCCGCGACGCCTGCCACGAGCTCGCGGACGCGCTCGGAGCCGAGTTCCGCGACGCCCCGCTCTGGTTCCTCAGTCGCGTCATCACCGTCCATCCGCTGGGCGGCTGCCCGATGGGCCGCCACGAGGGCGAGGGTGTCGTGGACGCCTGGGGCGAGGCTTTCGGGCATCCTGGGCTCCATGTGGTGGACGGCGCGATGATGCCCGGGCCGGTGGGGGCCAATCCGAGTCTGACGATTGCCGCGCTCTCCGACCGGGCGGCCGACCGCATCCTGGAAAGGGAGCGGCCCGCGTGA
- a CDS encoding glutamate synthase-related protein, whose protein sequence is MRYVSTRAYRPLRRPRTVEDRDACALFAQVRRDATPSHEPVEAALAALRAMLHRAGNVDGQGDGCGLLLDIPRRIWSEEVRAGGHAPELALDPSFCVAHLFLARGRDVAELQAAARELMARSGLRVLAERTDAVDHTALGHAAREEEPVFWQVAGVIEEERLCFELTPALEELGLHVASLSTSTCVYKVMGDPAVLGAYFPDLSDPRAETAAVLGHNRYSTNTWPSFERVQPFGVLGHNGEINTVAKLRQEARMLEVPLPPGGSDSQDLNRVVEALIHRGGLSLVEALELVLPPIVNEVKGMPEELRGFSMYLRQAFGPFAQGPVALLARHGDECVFSVDALGLRPLWLVETRDAFCFSSEPGVVALEDCVADPRPLAPGEKVAVQIDRGRHRARLRPHHELQRLAAERWLARAGGPTFAGYTRAIPTGGPREGAEIPGYASAGPSEPVRVEQRVLGGLGWQQQDMKLVQQMANTGQEPIGSLGYDGPLACLSPGRENLADYFKESVAVVTNPAIDREREVEHFSCRAVFGHRPGARALDPEPRTVEIAFPIVLGGHHDLAPLSDRDYRGVAREHKTYLLEDLWEEFRGRASVLDISCLEAETTEGAVVRLRQEAAQAVRGGAELVVLSDRTAFEGDRRYLDPHLALSAVDAALREHWVEPGEPGLRRRCGVVLRSGAVRNVHDVMLALGLGADGVCPYVLVEVACMDDYRADIGNLCSALRKGIEKVISTIGIHEVRGYARLFSSIGLRPELQAIFETPGYGGSDAGGTGFAELDADAAERRRILSGEGEDAKPAKTFRFYPKVYKAAIAAANGTAPYDEYSQRVRELELEHPISLRHILDLKSDRPPSKKASDPSVGGHSYPLVISSMSFGSQGEVAYRAYAEAAKRADIVAMNGEGGEIQDMYGRYPRWRGQQVASGRFGVTSEMINSSYLVEIKIGQGAKPGEGGHLPARKVTEKVAQARNASPGTDLISPSNNHDLYSIEDLAELIDELKTANPDVRVSVKVPVVPNIGTIGVGIAKAGADIVTLSGFEGGTGAARTHALRHVGLPSDIGTRAVHLALMEAGVRDRVEIWADGGYRHGWEVVKLHCLGANRVGFGTLAMVSLGCTICRGCQLDTCHVGIATQIETIEEAELKGLKKFTPQEYERAAESCARFFTAMGEEVASICASLGYERAQDLVGRSDLLVQARAADRVDVAGLIRPLEEFVELEPLDLPRPADERAEPDLVLARPIRMPADPRGTRVLGTGAAGQLARGRIAGTLPAGSAAGATEQLRFASGGQGLAAFNVHGLDVTVEGVAQDGAAKAMLGGKVAVMKGVGASERRVGGSVGKSFAYGAQRGRLFVQGDADSRFCIRLSGADVVVGGEPAEPLRDELGCVADRANLKGFAFEYMTAGRAVVLGDPGPWFCAGQTGGRVYLRLDPARGLDREALERRRGKGAKVELVELDAEGEADVRELLGGYADELRATDQADEAERVLALARDAARHFLMSIPQAGQTDPSVSTE, encoded by the coding sequence ATGCGGTACGTGTCCACGCGGGCGTATCGTCCGCTCCGCCGGCCCCGCACGGTCGAGGATCGCGACGCCTGCGCGCTGTTCGCCCAGGTGCGAAGGGACGCCACCCCCTCGCATGAGCCCGTGGAGGCGGCGCTGGCCGCACTGCGAGCCATGCTGCACCGCGCCGGCAACGTGGACGGCCAGGGCGACGGCTGCGGGCTGCTGCTCGACATCCCGCGCCGGATCTGGTCCGAGGAGGTGCGCGCCGGCGGCCACGCGCCCGAGCTCGCTCTCGACCCGTCGTTCTGCGTGGCGCACCTCTTCCTCGCACGCGGGCGCGACGTGGCGGAGCTGCAGGCGGCGGCGCGCGAGCTCATGGCCCGCTCGGGGTTGCGGGTGCTCGCCGAGCGCACCGACGCCGTGGACCACACGGCCCTCGGCCACGCCGCGCGTGAGGAGGAGCCGGTCTTCTGGCAGGTGGCCGGGGTGATCGAGGAGGAGCGGCTCTGCTTCGAGCTCACCCCGGCGCTCGAGGAGCTGGGCCTGCACGTGGCATCGCTCTCGACGTCCACCTGCGTCTACAAGGTCATGGGCGACCCCGCCGTGTTGGGCGCCTACTTCCCCGACCTCTCCGATCCCCGGGCGGAGACCGCCGCGGTACTCGGCCACAACCGCTACTCCACCAACACGTGGCCGTCGTTCGAGCGCGTGCAGCCGTTCGGCGTGCTCGGCCACAACGGGGAGATCAACACGGTCGCCAAGCTGCGCCAGGAGGCGCGGATGCTCGAGGTTCCGCTTCCCCCGGGAGGCTCGGACTCGCAGGACCTCAACCGCGTGGTGGAGGCCCTGATCCACCGCGGCGGGCTGTCGCTGGTCGAGGCGCTGGAGCTCGTGCTGCCGCCGATCGTGAACGAGGTCAAGGGCATGCCGGAGGAGCTGCGCGGCTTCTCCATGTACCTGCGCCAGGCCTTCGGCCCGTTCGCCCAGGGGCCCGTCGCGCTGCTGGCTCGCCACGGCGACGAGTGCGTGTTCTCCGTCGACGCCCTGGGCCTGCGGCCGCTCTGGCTGGTGGAGACGCGCGACGCGTTCTGCTTCAGCTCGGAGCCGGGCGTGGTGGCGCTGGAGGACTGCGTCGCCGACCCGCGCCCGCTCGCGCCGGGGGAGAAGGTGGCGGTGCAGATCGACCGCGGCCGGCACCGCGCCCGCCTGCGTCCCCACCACGAGCTCCAGCGCCTGGCCGCGGAGCGCTGGCTGGCCCGGGCGGGGGGCCCCACGTTCGCCGGCTACACGCGCGCGATCCCCACCGGCGGGCCGCGCGAGGGCGCGGAGATCCCGGGCTATGCGAGCGCGGGCCCGTCCGAGCCGGTGCGGGTGGAGCAGCGGGTGCTGGGCGGCCTGGGCTGGCAGCAGCAGGACATGAAGCTCGTGCAGCAGATGGCCAACACCGGGCAGGAGCCGATCGGCTCGCTGGGCTACGACGGTCCCCTGGCCTGCCTGTCGCCCGGGCGCGAGAACCTGGCCGACTACTTCAAGGAGTCGGTGGCGGTGGTCACCAACCCGGCGATCGACCGCGAGCGCGAGGTGGAGCACTTCTCGTGCAGGGCGGTGTTCGGCCACCGTCCCGGGGCGCGCGCCCTCGATCCCGAGCCGCGCACGGTGGAGATCGCCTTCCCGATCGTGCTGGGCGGCCACCACGACCTCGCCCCGCTGTCCGACCGCGACTACCGCGGCGTGGCGCGCGAGCACAAGACCTACCTGCTCGAGGACCTGTGGGAGGAGTTCCGGGGTCGCGCGAGCGTGCTCGACATCTCCTGCCTCGAGGCCGAGACCACCGAGGGTGCGGTGGTGCGCCTGAGGCAGGAGGCCGCCCAGGCGGTGCGCGGCGGCGCCGAGCTGGTGGTGCTCTCCGATCGCACCGCCTTCGAGGGCGACCGCCGCTACCTCGACCCCCACCTGGCGCTGTCGGCGGTGGACGCCGCCCTGCGCGAGCACTGGGTGGAGCCGGGCGAGCCCGGCCTGCGGCGGCGCTGCGGCGTGGTGCTGCGCAGCGGCGCGGTGCGCAACGTGCACGACGTGATGCTCGCGCTCGGCCTGGGGGCCGACGGCGTGTGCCCGTACGTGCTGGTGGAGGTGGCGTGCATGGACGACTACCGCGCGGACATCGGCAACCTCTGCTCCGCGCTGCGCAAGGGCATCGAGAAGGTCATCTCGACGATCGGCATCCACGAGGTGCGCGGCTACGCGCGGCTGTTCTCCTCGATCGGGCTCAGGCCGGAGCTGCAGGCCATCTTCGAGACTCCCGGCTACGGGGGCTCGGACGCCGGCGGCACGGGCTTCGCCGAGCTCGACGCCGATGCCGCGGAGCGCCGCCGCATCCTCTCCGGCGAGGGCGAGGACGCCAAGCCGGCCAAGACGTTCCGCTTCTACCCCAAGGTCTACAAGGCGGCCATCGCGGCGGCCAACGGCACGGCGCCCTATGACGAGTACTCGCAGCGCGTGCGCGAGCTGGAGCTCGAGCACCCCATCTCGCTGCGCCACATCCTCGACCTGAAGTCCGACCGCCCGCCGTCGAAGAAGGCGTCAGACCCCTCCGTGGGCGGCCACTCCTATCCGCTCGTGATCTCGTCCATGAGCTTCGGGTCGCAGGGCGAGGTGGCGTACCGCGCGTATGCCGAGGCGGCCAAGCGGGCCGACATCGTGGCGATGAACGGCGAGGGCGGCGAGATCCAGGACATGTACGGCCGGTACCCGCGCTGGCGCGGCCAGCAGGTGGCCTCGGGCCGCTTCGGGGTGACCAGCGAGATGATCAACTCGTCCTACCTGGTGGAGATCAAGATCGGCCAGGGGGCCAAGCCGGGGGAGGGCGGCCACCTGCCCGCGCGCAAGGTCACGGAGAAGGTGGCGCAGGCGCGCAACGCGTCGCCGGGCACCGACCTGATCTCGCCGTCGAACAACCACGACCTGTACTCGATCGAGGACCTCGCGGAGCTCATCGACGAGCTGAAGACGGCCAACCCGGACGTGCGCGTGTCGGTGAAGGTGCCGGTGGTGCCCAACATCGGCACGATCGGAGTGGGCATCGCCAAGGCGGGCGCCGACATCGTCACGCTGTCGGGCTTCGAGGGCGGCACGGGCGCGGCGCGCACCCACGCGCTGCGCCACGTGGGCCTGCCGTCGGACATCGGCACCCGGGCCGTGCACCTCGCGCTGATGGAGGCGGGCGTGCGCGACCGCGTGGAGATCTGGGCCGACGGCGGCTACCGCCACGGCTGGGAAGTGGTCAAGCTCCACTGCCTGGGCGCCAACCGCGTGGGCTTCGGCACGCTCGCGATGGTCTCGCTGGGCTGCACGATCTGCCGGGGCTGTCAGCTCGACACCTGCCATGTGGGCATCGCCACCCAGATCGAGACGATCGAGGAGGCCGAGCTCAAGGGGCTGAAGAAGTTCACCCCGCAGGAGTACGAGCGCGCCGCCGAGAGCTGCGCCCGCTTCTTCACGGCGATGGGGGAGGAGGTCGCCTCGATCTGCGCCTCGCTGGGATACGAGCGCGCGCAGGACCTGGTGGGCCGCTCGGACCTGCTCGTGCAGGCGCGCGCGGCCGACCGCGTCGACGTGGCCGGCCTCATCCGCCCGCTCGAGGAGTTCGTCGAGCTCGAGCCGCTCGACCTGCCGCGCCCGGCGGACGAGCGCGCCGAGCCCGACCTGGTGCTCGCGCGGCCGATCCGGATGCCGGCCGACCCGCGCGGCACGCGTGTGCTCGGCACGGGCGCCGCGGGACAGCTGGCGCGCGGCCGGATCGCGGGCACGCTGCCGGCCGGGTCGGCGGCCGGGGCAACCGAGCAGCTGCGCTTCGCCTCCGGCGGCCAGGGGCTCGCCGCGTTCAACGTCCACGGCCTGGACGTCACGGTTGAGGGCGTCGCCCAGGACGGGGCCGCCAAGGCCATGCTCGGCGGCAAGGTGGCGGTGATGAAGGGCGTGGGCGCGAGCGAGCGGCGCGTGGGCGGCTCCGTGGGCAAGTCGTTCGCGTACGGCGCCCAGCGCGGCCGGCTGTTCGTGCAGGGCGACGCCGACTCGCGCTTCTGCATCCGTCTCTCGGGCGCGGACGTGGTGGTGGGCGGAGAGCCCGCGGAGCCGCTGCGCGACGAGCTCGGCTGCGTGGCCGACCGCGCGAACCTCAAGGGCTTCGCGTTCGAGTACATGACTGCGGGCCGCGCCGTGGTGCTGGGCGACCCCGGCCCGTGGTTCTGCGCCGGCCAGACCGGCGGGCGCGTCTATCTCCGGCTGGATCCCGCGCGCGGCCTGGACCGCGAGGCGCTCGAGCGCCGCCGCGGCAAGGGGGCGAAGGTGGAGCTGGTGGAGCTCGACGCCGAGGGCGAGGCCGACGTGCGCGAGCTGCTCGGCGGCTACGCGGACGAGCTGCGCGCGACCGACCAGGCGGACGAGGCGGAACGCGTCCTCGCGCTTGCGCGGGATGCCGCGCGCCACTTCCTCATGTCCATCCCTCAGGCCGGGCAGACCGACCCGTCGGTGTCCACGGAGTAG